A single genomic interval of Shewanella psychropiezotolerans harbors:
- a CDS encoding YigZ family protein, whose amino-acid sequence MIDSYQIPSVDIVVEEEIKHSRFISFLFHCQSDEELKCALTNIKVEYPGASHYCYAFVNAAPGNSMAIGSSDDGEPAGSAGRPMLATLQGSGVGEIGAIVVRYFGGTKLGVGGLVRAYSSGIRQGLTQLQTELKQIRYPGLLECDYSQLQDVEYLLKQSDGVISDRSFTDKVLVTFELPKRHQDKLNTDLATMSQGKLKANFELE is encoded by the coding sequence ATGATTGATAGTTATCAGATCCCATCTGTCGACATAGTAGTAGAAGAAGAGATAAAGCATAGTCGCTTTATCTCTTTTCTTTTTCACTGTCAGTCTGATGAAGAGCTGAAGTGTGCGCTTACTAACATTAAGGTCGAGTATCCTGGGGCCAGCCATTATTGCTATGCGTTCGTAAATGCAGCACCGGGTAACAGCATGGCTATCGGTTCCAGTGATGATGGGGAGCCAGCTGGAAGTGCCGGGCGTCCCATGTTGGCGACTTTACAGGGATCTGGTGTGGGTGAGATAGGCGCCATTGTGGTGCGTTACTTCGGTGGTACTAAGCTCGGAGTGGGTGGGTTAGTCAGGGCCTATAGTTCGGGTATCAGACAAGGACTGACTCAGTTACAAACTGAGCTTAAACAGATCCGTTATCCGGGGCTATTGGAGTGTGATTATAGCCAGCTTCAGGATGTGGAGTATCTGCTTAAGCAGAGTGACGGCGTGATATCGGACAGATCCTTTACCGATAAGGTTCTGGTGACTTTTGAGCTTCCTAAACGGCATCAAGACAAACTCAATACTGATTTAGCCACCATGAGTCAGGGAAAGCTCAAAGCGAACTTTGAGCTGGAGTGA
- the pepQ gene encoding Xaa-Pro dipeptidase, with protein sequence MDQLASHYLAHITELNRRVADIVTRENLSGLVIHSGQPHRQFLDDMDYPFKVNPHFKAWLPILDNPHCWLLVNGRDKPQLIFFRPVDFWHKVADVPDAFWSEHVEIKLLTKADKVAELLPKDIANWAYIGEHLDVAEVLGFKSRNPDAVMSYLHYHRATKTQYELECMRRSNEIAVHGHVAARKAFYNGGSEFEIQQEYLTASCQGENEVPYGNIIALNQNASILHYTKLEHASPHPRKSFLIDAGANFFGYASDITRTYAFEKNIFSELIEAMNKAQLELVDMMRPGVKYVDLHIETHKKVAQIMLDFNMARGDVESLVEQGITSVFYPHGLGHMLGLQVHDMGGYLHDERGTHIAAPDAHPFLRCTRTLAVNQVLTIEPGIYIIDSLLDGLKQDKRQAQINWNTIDLLRPFGGIRIEDNVIVHADRNENMTRDCGLG encoded by the coding sequence ATGGATCAGCTCGCTAGCCATTATCTTGCTCATATCACCGAACTGAACCGTCGTGTGGCGGACATAGTTACCCGAGAAAATTTATCTGGTCTGGTGATCCATTCAGGCCAACCTCATCGTCAGTTTTTAGACGATATGGATTACCCTTTTAAGGTTAATCCGCACTTTAAGGCCTGGTTACCTATCTTGGATAATCCTCACTGTTGGTTGTTAGTCAATGGCCGGGATAAGCCGCAATTGATCTTCTTTCGTCCGGTAGATTTCTGGCATAAGGTTGCCGATGTTCCCGATGCATTCTGGAGCGAGCATGTTGAGATCAAACTGCTGACTAAAGCCGATAAGGTTGCCGAGTTACTGCCAAAAGATATCGCAAACTGGGCCTATATAGGGGAACACTTAGATGTTGCCGAGGTACTTGGGTTTAAGTCTCGAAATCCAGATGCAGTGATGAGTTACCTTCATTACCATAGAGCGACCAAGACTCAATATGAGCTCGAGTGTATGCGACGCTCTAACGAGATAGCTGTACATGGTCACGTAGCGGCTAGAAAGGCCTTCTATAATGGTGGCAGCGAGTTTGAGATCCAGCAGGAATACCTAACAGCTTCTTGTCAGGGCGAGAACGAAGTGCCTTACGGTAATATTATCGCGCTTAACCAGAATGCTTCGATTCTGCATTACACTAAGCTTGAACATGCCAGTCCTCATCCGAGAAAATCCTTTCTTATCGATGCCGGGGCAAATTTCTTTGGTTATGCCTCGGATATTACCCGCACCTACGCCTTCGAGAAAAATATCTTCAGCGAGTTGATCGAGGCGATGAACAAGGCGCAACTTGAGCTTGTGGATATGATGAGGCCGGGAGTCAAATATGTTGATTTACATATTGAGACTCATAAGAAAGTTGCCCAGATCATGTTGGATTTTAATATGGCCAGAGGGGATGTCGAGAGCTTAGTCGAGCAGGGTATCACCAGTGTCTTTTACCCCCATGGGTTAGGCCACATGTTAGGGCTACAAGTCCACGACATGGGTGGCTATCTTCATGATGAACGCGGCACTCATATTGCCGCACCAGATGCGCATCCCTTCCTGCGTTGTACCCGTACTCTTGCCGTGAACCAGGTGCTGACCATAGAGCCTGGCATCTACATCATCGACTCTCTGCTCGATGGCTTAAAGCAAGATAAACGTCAGGCACAGATCAACTGGAATACCATAGATCTGTTACGTCCATTCGGCGGCATTCGCATCGAAGATAATGTCATCGTTCATGCCGATAGAAACGAGAATATGACTCGTGATTGTGGCTTAGGCTAA
- the hemG gene encoding menaquinone-dependent protoporphyrinogen IX dehydrogenase produces the protein MSNTLIIYSTVDGQTKAICELVQGISEGAGDSVTLASLEEAQGLNLSYFDKILIGASIRYGKHRPELYQYINRHQAVLNAKKNAFFTVNVVARKPEKNTPETNPYMKKFLSLSLWKPQQLGVFAGKIDYPKYRFFDKSMIRFIMWMTKGPTDTSGTYEFTNWEQVEEFAKAFTDR, from the coding sequence ATGAGCAATACGTTAATTATCTACTCCACCGTCGATGGCCAAACAAAAGCAATTTGTGAGCTTGTGCAGGGGATCAGTGAAGGTGCGGGTGATAGTGTGACTTTAGCTTCACTGGAAGAGGCCCAAGGTTTAAACCTCTCTTACTTTGATAAGATCTTGATTGGTGCCAGTATCCGTTATGGTAAGCACAGACCGGAACTGTATCAGTATATCAACCGTCATCAAGCCGTACTTAATGCCAAGAAGAATGCCTTCTTTACAGTGAATGTAGTTGCCAGGAAACCGGAGAAGAACACCCCGGAAACCAATCCTTATATGAAGAAGTTTCTATCGCTTTCTTTATGGAAACCACAGCAGTTAGGCGTTTTCGCCGGTAAGATCGATTATCCTAAGTACCGTTTCTTCGATAAGAGCATGATACGTTTTATCATGTGGATGACCAAGGGACCGACTGATACGTCTGGAACCTATGAGTTTACCAACTGGGAGCAAGTTGAAGAATTCGCTAAAGCTTTCACAGATAGATAG